In the Chromatiales bacterium genome, one interval contains:
- a CDS encoding lipoate--protein ligase family protein produces MTARWIALPDPLEPLDLHACYTGVAEAQGPDSPPLVLVMRPARAHVSIGASQSAAADLDTTACAARDVPVVQRPLGGGSVWVDPAQTVVCVIFPPGRHPGRPAAVFDACLPPLVATCRHFGLDARRVGAQDVWAGGRKILGSGAATIGGSLVFATSILRRFDAAGFAAVVRCPSEGFRQWLGEALAEGMGDWARAGAEPADAELLPVLRAAFAPVLDGEPVDDGLTAAEHRAIREARDELAEPLPGGTARHVRHGLKINQWRYLLEEADEQPALRLAVDHGRVRRIAAEDARLSGHLQACVDEPVDGFRLEEALLQSGLGDDEARHVTRRLLTMTRDIPLAEEPAPRSDT; encoded by the coding sequence GTGACCGCCCGCTGGATCGCGCTTCCCGATCCCCTGGAGCCGCTCGACCTGCACGCCTGCTACACGGGCGTGGCCGAGGCCCAGGGGCCTGACAGTCCTCCCCTGGTCCTCGTCATGCGCCCCGCGCGGGCGCATGTCTCCATCGGTGCCAGCCAGTCGGCGGCGGCCGATCTCGATACCACGGCCTGTGCGGCCCGCGACGTGCCGGTCGTCCAGCGCCCCCTCGGCGGCGGCAGCGTGTGGGTGGACCCCGCGCAGACGGTGGTCTGCGTGATCTTCCCGCCGGGCCGGCATCCGGGACGCCCGGCCGCCGTGTTCGATGCCTGTCTGCCCCCCCTGGTTGCAACCTGCCGGCACTTCGGCCTGGATGCCCGGCGTGTGGGTGCACAGGACGTCTGGGCCGGTGGGCGCAAGATCCTGGGCTCGGGGGCGGCAACCATCGGCGGCAGCCTGGTGTTCGCCACCAGCATCCTGCGCCGTTTCGACGCCGCCGGTTTTGCCGCGGTGGTGCGTTGCCCCAGCGAGGGCTTTCGCCAGTGGCTGGGCGAGGCGCTGGCCGAGGGCATGGGCGACTGGGCCCGTGCCGGCGCCGAGCCGGCGGATGCCGAACTCCTGCCCGTGCTGCGCGCGGCCTTCGCCCCGGTACTGGACGGGGAGCCGGTGGACGACGGGCTGACGGCCGCGGAACATCGGGCGATACGCGAGGCCCGCGACGAGCTGGCCGAGCCCCTGCCGGGCGGCACGGCCCGGCATGTGCGCCACGGCCTCAAGATCAACCAGTGGCGCTACCTGCTGGAGGAGGCGGACGAGCAGCCGGCGCTCCGGCTGGCCGTGGACCACGGGCGCGTGCGGCGTATCGCCGCAGAGGATGCGCGCCTCTCCGGCCACCTGCAGGCCTGCGTCGACGAGCCCGTGGACGGCTTTCGCCTGGAAGAGGCGCTGCTGCAGAGCGGACTGGGCGATGACGAG